A DNA window from Calditrichota bacterium contains the following coding sequences:
- a CDS encoding ChbG/HpnK family deacetylase produces MNRFSIGMAGVVLVLILTVPQSGLAQTNQTLAQQMGYPADARLLIINADDFGMCHTENVATIDALKKGIVTSATIMVPCPWFPEAANYCKQHPNVDAGVHLTLTSEWEFYRWPGVLSKSLIPSLLDSQGYFWQDTRSVETHAKGTEALQETRAQIERALAFGVDVTHIDSHMGAHYGLETGRTDILQGTMELAREFGLPFRLPLHAVEVEKSPKKYEMYRKMVQHYRDQGFAILDYLEADSYDVPVPKRFEYYKTIIKNLKPGVTEIIIHCGLPTDEMKAVTTSWDRRTADHDIFTDPRMLQFIQEQGVKLIGWRTLRDWQRRQMGWQEK; encoded by the coding sequence CCTCGCTCAAACCAATCAGACTTTGGCCCAGCAAATGGGCTATCCGGCCGACGCACGTCTGCTTATTATTAATGCAGATGATTTCGGCATGTGTCACACGGAAAATGTGGCCACCATTGACGCCCTAAAAAAGGGAATCGTGACGTCAGCCACCATTATGGTGCCCTGTCCCTGGTTTCCGGAAGCGGCGAATTACTGCAAGCAGCATCCGAACGTGGATGCCGGGGTGCACCTGACGCTTACTTCGGAATGGGAATTCTACCGCTGGCCGGGCGTTTTATCCAAGTCACTTATTCCTTCTCTACTCGATTCCCAGGGATATTTCTGGCAGGACACCCGCTCGGTGGAAACCCATGCCAAGGGGACGGAAGCCCTGCAAGAGACCCGGGCACAAATCGAGCGAGCGCTGGCCTTTGGCGTGGATGTAACCCACATCGATTCCCACATGGGCGCCCACTATGGTCTGGAAACCGGCCGCACGGACATCCTGCAGGGAACCATGGAGCTGGCACGGGAGTTCGGGCTTCCGTTCCGACTGCCGCTCCACGCGGTCGAGGTTGAAAAATCTCCCAAAAAATATGAAATGTACCGGAAAATGGTGCAGCACTACCGCGACCAGGGATTTGCCATTCTGGATTATCTGGAGGCTGATTCCTACGACGTGCCTGTCCCCAAACGGTTTGAGTATTACAAGACCATCATTAAAAACCTGAAACCTGGAGTAACGGAAATTATTATTCACTGCGGACTTCCCACGGATGAGATGAAAGCGGTCACCACCTCCTGGGATCGCCGTACCGCCGACCACGACATTTTTACCGATCCGCGCATGCTGCAGTTCATTCAGGAACAGGGCGTGAAACTCATCGGCTGGCGGACATTGCGGGACTGGCAGCGCAGGCAAATGGGCTGGCAGGAAAAATAA